The Amaranthus tricolor cultivar Red isolate AtriRed21 chromosome 6, ASM2621246v1, whole genome shotgun sequence genome has a segment encoding these proteins:
- the LOC130815666 gene encoding probable cysteine protease RD19D: MVKSSVLGVIIILVLTLHFLPVVRAKNYSTITHNNIYKVTENRKLVGAERKFVSFMREYGKEYSTREEYVKRLAIFARNLVRAAEHQAMDSTAIHGVTPFMDLSPKEFEMMFMGLRPDLGGGGGGDGLVNGEKLGPHEAPRLDVRGLPSSFDWREKGAVTDVKTQGICGSCWAFSTTGAIEGANFIATGKLLNLSEQQLIDCDHKCDAKKKTECDNGCHGGLMTNAYNYLMEAGGLEEETSYPYSGKRGKCKFDPNKVAVKVANFTTIPVDEQQIAAYLVHRGPLAVGLNAVFMQTYLGGVSCPLICGKRWVNHGVLLVGYGEKGYSILRFGYKPYWIIKNSWGTKWGEDGYYKLCRGHGMCGMNTMVSTVVTQA; the protein is encoded by the exons ATGGTTAAGAGTTCGGTATTAGGCGTAATAATAATCTTAGTTCTTACACTTCATTTTCTTCCCGTAGTTAGAgctaaaaattattctaccattacaCATAATAACATTTACAAAGTGACTGAAAATAGGAAATTAGTGGGAGCAGAGAGGAAATTTGTGAGTTTTATGAGGGAGTATGGGAAGGAGTATAGTACCCGGGAAGAGTATGTCAAAAGGTTGGCGATATTTGCAAGGAATCTGGTCCGGGCCGCGGAGCATCAGGCGATGGACTCCACGGCGATTCATGGGGTTACGCCGTTTATGGATTTGTCTCCGAAGGAGTTCGAGATGATGTTCATGGGTCTAAGACCCGATTTGGGTGGTggtggaggtggtgatggattggTGAATGGTGAGAAGTTGGGTCCCCATGAGGCTCCTAGGTTGGATGTTCGTGGGTTGCCTAGCAGTTTTGATTGGAGGGAGAAAGGGGCTGTCACTGATGTTAAGACCCAG GGAATATGTGGATCGTGTTGGGCTTTTAGCACCACCGGAGCTATTGAAGGGGCTAATTTTATTGCGACGGGCAAACTTTTAAATCTCAGTGAACAACAGCTTATTGATTGTGATCACAAG TGTGATGCAAAGAAGAAAACAGAATGCGACAACGGTTGCCATGGTGGTCTTATGACCAATGCATATAACTATCTAATGGAAGCAGGAGGATTGGAAGAGGAAACATCCTACCCTTACAGTGGCAAACGGGGCAAATGCAAATTTGATCCAAACAAGGTGGCTGTTAAAGTTGCAAATTTCACCACTATTCCTGTCGACGAACAACAGATCGCTGCTTATCTTGTTCATCGTGGTCCACTTGCTg TTGGACTTAACGCAGTGTTCATGCAAACATACCTTGGTGGAGTATCATGTCCATTAATATGCGGTAAACGATGGGTAAATCACGGTGTTTTGCTTGTCGGATATGGTGAGAAAGGCTACTCAATTTTGAGATTTGGTTACAAGCCTTATTGGATTATAAAGAACTCATGGGGCACCAAATGGGGAGAGGATGGCTATTATAAGCTCTGCCGAGGTCACGGTATGTGTGGGATGAATACAATGGTGTCCACTGTGGTCACTCAAGCCTAA